The Castor canadensis chromosome 8, mCasCan1.hap1v2, whole genome shotgun sequence genome contains a region encoding:
- the C8H6orf52 gene encoding putative uncharacterized protein C6orf52 homolog — MAGRKILAGFGIAQQNSYYYYWQREKPELQPNLGYHCGHWYEQQHSLYPLSYYSYDSAVDRSEPNLLTVHETPADPAGTPVMPEETIAAAENQDEDPLADPNLSLNIEELNKEFMVKSEELYDSLMSCHWQPLDTVQSSIPDETPK, encoded by the exons ATGGCCGGAAGGAAGATTTTGGCAGGTTTTGGCATAGCTCAACAAAATAGCTATTACTACTACTGGCAACG AGAAAAGCCGGAGCTCCAGCCCAACCTGGGTTACCACTGTGGCCACTGGTATGAGCAACAGCATAGCTTGTACCCTCTTTCCTACTACAGCTATGACTCTGCAGTGGATAGAAGTGAACCCAACCTTCTCACTGTGCATGAGACTCCTGCAGACCCAGCTGGAACTCCCGTTATGCCTGAG GAAACCATAGCTGCAGCTGAAAACCAAGATGAAGACCCGCTAGCAG ATCCAAACCTCAGTTTGAATATTGAAGAATTAAACAAGGAGTTCATGGTGAAAAGTGAAGAGCTCTACGACTCCCTCATGAGTTGTCACTGGCAGCCTCTGGATACAGTTCAATCTAGCATCCCAGATGAGACCCCAAAGTGA